In Corallococcus macrosporus, the following are encoded in one genomic region:
- a CDS encoding DUF6321 domain-containing protein → MPTRSPTRKRLKDPKGGLTEAGREWFHEKEGANLKPGVKGKADTPEKMRRKGSFLRRHFTHPRGPMVDDKGEPTRLALSARAWGEPVPKDTAGAKRLAAKGTKLLEHYHATQERAKPAAKRSGAKKTRTAVAARRATTKKRAPATARKTATRKRTKKA, encoded by the coding sequence ATGCCGACCCGTTCCCCGACCCGGAAGCGCCTGAAGGATCCGAAGGGTGGCCTCACGGAGGCGGGCCGCGAGTGGTTCCACGAGAAGGAGGGCGCGAACCTCAAGCCCGGCGTGAAGGGCAAGGCGGACACGCCGGAGAAGATGCGCCGCAAGGGCAGCTTCCTGCGCCGCCACTTCACCCACCCGCGTGGGCCCATGGTGGATGACAAGGGAGAGCCCACGCGCCTCGCCCTCTCCGCCCGTGCGTGGGGAGAGCCCGTGCCCAAGGACACCGCCGGAGCGAAGCGGCTGGCCGCCAAGGGCACGAAGCTGCTGGAGCACTACCACGCGACGCAGGAGCGCGCGAAGCCCGCCGCCAAGCGCTCCGGCGCGAAGAAGACGCGGACCGCCGTGGCGGCCCGCCGTGCGACGACGAAGAAGCGTGCGCCCGCCACCGCGAGGAAGACCGCGACGCGCAAGCGCACGAAGAAGGCCTGA